The following proteins are encoded in a genomic region of Vogesella indigofera:
- the rpmD gene encoding 50S ribosomal protein L30, whose translation MSDVKKIRVTLVKSLIGRIESHKACANGLGLKKINQVVEVIDTPANRGMINKISYLVKSEG comes from the coding sequence ATGAGTGATGTTAAAAAAATCCGTGTGACTCTGGTTAAGAGTCTGATTGGTCGCATCGAGTCTCATAAAGCTTGCGCGAATGGTCTGGGTCTGAAGAAGATCAACCAAGTCGTTGAAGTGATTGATACTCCTGCTAACCGTGGCATGATCAACAAGATCAGCTACCTGGTTAAGAGCGAGGGTTAA
- the rplX gene encoding 50S ribosomal protein L24 — protein MRKIRKGDEVVVITGKDKGKRGSVLRVLEGKVVVEGINLVKKHQKPNPVRGVAGGIVEKTMPIDVSNVAIFNAGSQKADRVGFKVLEDGRKVRIFKSTGEVIGA, from the coding sequence ATGCGCAAAATTCGTAAAGGTGATGAAGTCGTAGTAATCACCGGTAAAGACAAGGGCAAGCGCGGTTCCGTTCTGCGTGTCCTGGAAGGCAAAGTCGTAGTGGAAGGCATCAACCTGGTAAAAAAACACCAGAAGCCTAATCCAGTACGTGGTGTCGCTGGTGGCATCGTTGAAAAGACTATGCCGATTGATGTATCTAACGTCGCTATTTTCAATGCGGGTAGCCAGAAAGCTGACCGCGTAGGCTTCAAGGTGCTTGAGGACGGCCGCAAGGTGCGTATCTTCAAATCCACCGGTGAAGTTATCGGCGCGTAA
- the rpsE gene encoding 30S ribosomal protein S5: MAKHEIEDRGDGLIEKMIGVNRVTKVVKGGRIMAFSALTVVGDADGGIGMGKGRSKEVPVAVQKGMEQARRNMIKVPLKNGTIHHAVVGKHGATTVFMQPAKEGAGVKAGGPMRAVFEALGVHNVTAKIHGSTNPYNVVRATIDGLSKMATPSQIAAKRGLTVAQILGADHE; this comes from the coding sequence ATGGCTAAGCACGAGATCGAAGATCGTGGCGATGGTCTGATCGAGAAGATGATCGGCGTAAACCGCGTCACCAAAGTGGTGAAGGGCGGTCGTATCATGGCCTTCTCGGCTCTGACCGTAGTTGGCGATGCTGACGGTGGTATTGGCATGGGCAAAGGGCGTTCGAAAGAAGTGCCAGTTGCCGTGCAAAAAGGTATGGAACAGGCTCGTCGCAACATGATCAAGGTTCCGCTGAAAAACGGCACTATTCATCATGCTGTTGTCGGCAAGCACGGTGCGACCACTGTGTTCATGCAGCCAGCTAAAGAGGGTGCCGGTGTTAAAGCTGGTGGTCCTATGCGCGCTGTATTCGAAGCACTGGGCGTACACAACGTTACTGCCAAGATCCATGGCTCGACCAACCCGTACAACGTGGTTCGCGCCACGATTGACGGTTTGAGCAAAATGGCAACTCCTTCGCAGATCGCTGCGAAGCGTGGCCTGACCGTTGCTCAGATTCTGGGGGCGGATCATGAGTGA
- the rpsH gene encoding 30S ribosomal protein S8, with translation MSMQDPISDMLTRIRNAQRAAKAVVAMPSSKLKVAIAQVLKEEGYIETFSVTDADKKPVLEIELKYYVGRPVIEKIERVSRPGLRVYKGSNEIPKVMNGLGVAIVSTSSGVMTDRKARAAGIGGELLCVVA, from the coding sequence ATGAGCATGCAAGATCCTATCTCCGATATGTTGACTCGTATCCGCAACGCCCAACGTGCTGCTAAAGCCGTTGTTGCAATGCCTTCTTCCAAGTTGAAGGTGGCCATTGCTCAGGTGTTGAAGGAAGAGGGTTATATCGAGACTTTTTCTGTTACCGATGCTGATAAAAAGCCGGTTCTGGAAATTGAATTGAAGTACTACGTTGGTCGTCCGGTAATCGAGAAGATCGAGCGCGTTTCGCGCCCAGGTCTGCGCGTTTACAAGGGTTCCAACGAAATCCCTAAAGTAATGAACGGTCTTGGTGTCGCTATCGTTTCGACTTCAAGTGGTGTGATGACTGATCGTAAAGCACGTGCAGCCGGTATCGGCGGCGAACTGCTCTGCGTCGTAGCCTAA
- the rpsN gene encoding 30S ribosomal protein S14: protein MATLALINREEKRAKLVAKYAGKREALLAIINNQNLSEEERFAARLQLQTLPRNASPVRQRRRCALTGRPRGVFRKFGLARNKLRELAMKGEIPGVTKASW, encoded by the coding sequence ATGGCAACTCTAGCTTTGATTAATCGTGAAGAGAAGCGCGCTAAGCTCGTGGCTAAGTACGCCGGCAAGCGTGAAGCGCTCCTCGCTATCATCAATAACCAGAATCTTTCCGAAGAAGAGCGTTTTGCTGCTCGTCTGCAACTGCAGACCCTGCCGCGTAATGCTAGCCCGGTTCGCCAGCGTCGCCGCTGCGCACTGACTGGTCGCCCTCGCGGTGTATTCCGTAAATTCGGTTTGGCACGTAACAAGCTGCGCGAACTCGCCATGAAAGGTGAGATCCCGGGCGTGACTAAAGCCAGCTGGTAA
- the rplE gene encoding 50S ribosomal protein L5, which translates to MARLYDFYKNTVVPELVKQFGYKSLMEVPRIEKITLNMGVGEAVADKKVMDHAVSDLEKIAGQKPVVTTARKSIAGFKIRDHYPVGCKVTLRRERMYEFLDRLVTISLPRVRDFRGVSAKSFDGRGNYNMGVKEQIIFPEIEYDKIDALRGMNITITTTAKTDEEARALLAAFKFPFKG; encoded by the coding sequence ATGGCACGTCTGTACGATTTTTACAAAAACACTGTTGTACCAGAGCTGGTAAAACAGTTCGGTTACAAGTCCCTGATGGAAGTTCCGCGCATTGAGAAGATCACTCTCAACATGGGCGTGGGCGAGGCTGTAGCTGACAAGAAAGTAATGGATCACGCTGTTTCCGACCTGGAAAAAATCGCCGGTCAGAAGCCAGTTGTGACTACCGCACGTAAGTCGATCGCGGGCTTCAAAATCCGTGACCACTATCCGGTTGGTTGCAAAGTGACCCTGCGTCGTGAACGCATGTACGAGTTCCTGGATCGTCTGGTTACGATCTCGCTGCCTCGCGTACGCGACTTCCGTGGCGTTTCTGCCAAATCTTTTGACGGCCGTGGTAACTACAACATGGGCGTTAAAGAGCAGATCATTTTCCCGGAAATCGAATACGACAAAATCGATGCTTTGCGTGGTATGAACATCACTATCACCACTACTGCAAAGACCGATGAGGAAGCCCGCGCTTTGCTGGCTGCGTTCAAATTCCCGTTCAAGGGCTAA
- the rplF gene encoding 50S ribosomal protein L6 has translation MSRVAKNPVVIPAGVEVKFGAEEVTVKGALGSLSTALCADVEVKLVDNQLEFAAKNDSKFARSMSGTLRALLNNMVIGVSKGFEKKLNLVGVGYRAQAQGEALNLSLGFSHPVVHAMPAGIKCETPTQTEILIKGANKQLVGQVAAEIRAYRSPEPYKGKGVRYADEVVVLKETKKK, from the coding sequence ATGTCTCGCGTAGCAAAAAACCCGGTAGTCATCCCTGCTGGCGTAGAAGTGAAATTCGGTGCTGAAGAAGTGACTGTAAAAGGCGCTCTCGGCTCTTTGAGCACAGCACTGTGTGCTGATGTTGAAGTCAAGCTGGTTGATAACCAGCTCGAATTTGCCGCCAAGAACGACAGCAAGTTCGCACGTTCCATGTCCGGAACCCTGCGCGCGCTGCTGAACAACATGGTCATTGGTGTTAGCAAGGGTTTTGAGAAAAAGCTGAACCTGGTTGGTGTGGGTTACCGCGCTCAAGCCCAGGGTGAAGCACTCAACCTGTCCCTTGGTTTCTCGCACCCGGTTGTTCACGCCATGCCAGCCGGCATCAAGTGTGAAACCCCGACTCAGACCGAGATTTTGATCAAGGGTGCCAACAAGCAGTTGGTTGGCCAGGTCGCAGCCGAGATCCGTGCTTATCGTTCCCCAGAGCCTTACAAGGGCAAGGGCGTACGTTATGCCGACGAGGTTGTGGTTCTGAAAGAAACCAAGAAGAAGTAA
- the rplO gene encoding 50S ribosomal protein L15 — MLLNTIKPAAGAKHAKRRVGRGIGSGLGKTAGRGHKGQKSRAGGFHKVGFEGGQMPLQRRLPKRGFKSLTAGDVAEVRLSELALMPVDEIDLLSLKQAGIVPTQALGAKVILSGKVERALKLRGIAATAGAKAAIEAAGGSFVE; from the coding sequence ATGCTGCTGAATACTATTAAGCCTGCAGCCGGTGCCAAACACGCAAAACGTCGCGTGGGTCGTGGTATCGGTAGCGGTCTGGGCAAGACTGCTGGCCGTGGTCACAAAGGTCAGAAGAGCCGTGCTGGTGGCTTCCACAAGGTAGGTTTCGAAGGCGGTCAGATGCCTCTGCAACGTCGCCTGCCGAAGCGTGGCTTCAAGTCCCTGACTGCTGGCGATGTAGCCGAAGTTCGCTTGTCCGAACTGGCGCTGATGCCGGTTGACGAGATCGACCTGTTGTCCCTGAAGCAAGCCGGTATCGTGCCGACGCAGGCTCTGGGCGCAAAAGTCATCCTGTCCGGCAAGGTTGAGCGTGCTCTTAAACTGCGTGGCATCGCTGCCACCGCTGGTGCCAAGGCTGCAATCGAAGCCGCTGGCGGTAGCTTCGTAGAATAA
- the rplR gene encoding 50S ribosomal protein L18 translates to MDKKQTRLRRARKTRARIAELKVARLCVHRTNSHIYAQVIDATGNVVLASASSLESAVRADLSNGGNTAAAAVVGKNIAEKAKAAGINQVAFDRSGFKYHGRIKALADAARENGLVF, encoded by the coding sequence ATGGACAAGAAACAGACTCGACTCCGCCGCGCACGTAAAACCCGTGCCCGTATTGCGGAGCTCAAGGTGGCTCGTCTGTGCGTTCATCGCACTAACAGCCATATCTATGCTCAAGTGATTGACGCAACCGGTAATGTTGTTCTGGCTAGCGCCTCCTCCCTGGAGTCCGCTGTGCGTGCCGACCTGAGCAATGGCGGCAACACCGCTGCTGCTGCGGTTGTTGGCAAGAACATTGCTGAAAAAGCTAAGGCTGCTGGTATCAACCAAGTTGCTTTCGATCGTTCGGGTTTCAAATACCATGGCCGTATCAAAGCCCTGGCTGACGCAGCCCGTGAAAACGGTCTTGTATTCTAA